Within the Maridesulfovibrio zosterae DSM 11974 genome, the region TCAATTTTTGTGTGGGTTTGCAGAAGGTGTTAAAGATCTTCCCAGATTATCACCAGCAGAGTTCGCATCAGCCGCGTCCCTTGCTGCCAAACGATCATGCGAAGCTATTTCCAATCCTAAAGATGGGACTATCATAAGTGTTATCAGTGATTGGGCTTCTCATTTGCATACTCATGGACATACGTATAAAGATTTTCATCATCTGCTTTCCGATTCTCTTGAATACGCCCGTATATCTGTAAAATCCACTACTGAAAAACTTGCTGAACTTAAAACTGCCGGAGTCGTTGACGCCGGAGCTCTCGGTTTTGTTTATCTACTTGAAGGTATTGTTGATTTTCTTGAAAATGGCGAGATCGAGAAAAGTTTTTTGTCTGTACAAAATTCTTCGATTGAAGTTGAAGGCGTTCACGAAAAAGTTGCAGTTGAGAAACTTGATTTCAGATTTTGTACAGAATTTCTCATAAAAGGATCAGATATCGACAAGATTGCTATTCGTGATGCCATAAGCCATATGGGTGATAGTCTTATTGTTGCTGGTTTGCCGGAGTCGGTTAAGATTCATATTCACACAAATGAACCTGATGTCGTTGAAGAAATTGTGTCCGGATTTGCAACCGTTGCCAAACGTAAAGTTGATGACATGCTGGTGCAGCACAAAAGACTGCTTGCTAATGACGTTAAAGTCGGAATTGTTACAGACAGTACATGTGATATTCCGGTTGCGATGCAGGAAGAGTATGATATCCGTGTCGTACCAATGCGTCTGACTATTGATGGAAATGAATATATAGATCAGGTGACACTGACCTCTTCAGATTTTTATAAAATTCTCCCTGATGCAACTAAGGCATTAACTTCCCAGCCATCGCCGGGAGATATGAAAAGGGCTTATGCTAGTGCCAGCTCTGATTATGCTGATGTAGTTTCATTGCACGTTGCAAAAGCTCTCAGTGGGACATATCAGAGTGCTCTGACTGCAAGCAGTCCGCTTGAGAATGTCTGTGCCCTAAATGCTAAGCAGCTGTCAGCTGGACTTGGATTAGCTGTTCTTGAAGCAGCCAGGGCCGCACAGAAGGGAGCTAGTGCTGCAGAAGTGAAGCGTGTTGCGAATCGTGCAATCGCCAATGTAAAAATTTTCGTTACTATTGATACGCTTGATTATGCCGTGAGGGGCGGGCGTATGAGTAAAGGGCAGGGTTTTATTGCTAAGGCTCTTAATATCAAGCCTATTCTGCAGTTTGCAGGCGAAGGATTGCCACGTGTAGTGGCTAAGTCTTTTGGTTGTAAACGGCAGGAAGATGCTCTTATAAAACTGGTACGCGACAATGCCTATGGAAAGGGGAATATGCGTTACGCAATTTCTCATGCAGATGCTCCGGAAACTGCTCAAAAGTTTGCCCGTATTTTAAAGAAAGAATTCGGCGTAGATCCGCAGTTTATCTCTGAAGCTTCTCCTGTTCTTGGCTTGCATAGCGGGCCTGGGGCATGCGCAGTTGCCTTTTTAGTTGATGATTAAAGTGTATCCAGTTTATTAAGTGCTTTTCTCATATCTGATATGTTTAGTTTTTCTATAAATATTAAGGTAGATTTATTGAGTTGAACTACGAACTAATCTTTTATGATTTCCCTTCAGCGGGCTCAGATTAATATCTGAGCCCGCTTTTTTTGTTTAAGGCAAACTCATTTTTTAGATACTTCATGAAGGATAGATTTTTATTGATTAATCGATCAATAAAATTACAATAATAGCAATTAAGGTAAATACTGTTTTGTTTGCTTTTTGTATTATACAAAAATCTTAAAATAATGGTCTTAGTCAGCAGGCATATGACCTTTTGAGTGCAACTAGAATTTGATAAATTCACGGATTAAGCTATAAAAATGGCTTTAAAATTTTAAAAAAATGAAAAATGTTTATTTTTTTATTTCTTTTTTAAATATTGTTTATCTTTTTTGTATATTTGTTCACTCTCATAAATAAGTATGTTATAAATTGCATCAGCTGATTTTTGTCCGCGTAACAACGATTATTCAGGGAATTTATATGTTCTCATGCATGGTTTGCGATGCTCTTTTTTAAATTATGGGAAAGTTGTTTTTTAGATTATACATAAATGGAAAAACAGAGCTGGTTACTTGACTTTTAGCTGTTTTAAGCTATGAATATCACTCACTCTTGATTTCAGAATTGTATGTTTGTGAATTATAAAAACGGCAGTTGCATACTGTTAATTACAGTTTTTGTCGTTACTACAACCAGTTCTGACTTTGTAACCGGTAAGAGAGTTTGGAGTTAAGCATTATGCATATGATTGAAATAAAGAATCTCCATAAGTGGTACGGAGATTTTCATGTACTTAAAGGTCTCAATGATCATGTAGACAAAGGTGAAGTCCTTGTAATTTGCGGTCCGAGTGGATCTGGTAAGAGTACTTTCATTCGATGTATCAACCGGCTTGAAGATTACCAGAAAGGCACTATAACTTTTGATGGAACAGACATTCTTGACAAGAGTGTAAATATTAATGAGCTGCGCGCTGAGATAGGTATTGTTTTTCAACAATTTAACCTTTACCCGCATCTTTCCGTTTTAGATAACGTGACTCTTGCTCCGTTAAAAGTTCGCAATACACCAAAAGCTGAGGCTGAAGAAACAGCCCTTCACCTTCTTGAAAGGGTCGGTATTCACGATCAGGCCCATAAATATCCCGCAGAGCTTTCCGGTGGTCAGCAGCAGCGTGTTGCAATTGCAAGAGCTTTGGCTATGAAGCCAAAAGCTATGCTTTTTGATGAACCTACTTCTGCTCTTGACCCGGAAATGATTAATGAAGTTTTGAACGTAATGAAGGATCTTGCCCGCGAGGGAATGACTATGCTTTGCGTTACCCATGAAATGGGCTTTGCCCGTGAAGTTGCAGATCGTGTAATTTTTATGGATGGCGGTGAAGTTATTGAACAGGCTCCTCCGGAGGAGTTCTTCAAAAACCCCAAACACGATAGAGCTAAATTATTTTTGAAGGAGATTTTGTAACTGTCATATATTTTGACGGTGTGGATGCTAACCTTAAATTTTTCAGGAGGACCTGATGAGAAGACTCTCAATTGTAGTTGCTATGGTTTTGGCTTTGGCTCTTTGCGCATCTGTCGCAATGGCTGACAAACTGCAGGAAGTAAAGGACCGCGGAGTTCTTATTTGCGGTGTTAAAGATGCCGTTGTTCCTTTCGGTTACATTGACGCTGATTCTAAGAAACTTGTTGGTATGGATATCGATATTTGCAACTACATTGCAAAAGAACTCGGTGTTAAAGCCGATTTCAAACCGGTTACATCCGCTACACGTATCCCCATGATTGTACAGGGCTCCATTGACCTTGCTGCTGCAACCATGACTCACAAGATTGCTCGTGATGACACTATTGACTTTTCAATAACATACTTCATGGACGGTCAGAAGCTTCTCGTTAAAAAAGGTTCAGGCATCAAATCTGTTGCTGATTTAAAAGGCAAAAAAGTAGGTACTGCAAAAGGTTCCACTTCAGAACAGAATATTACTAATGCTCAGCCTGATTGTAAGGTTCTCTCTTTTGAAGGCTACCCTCAGGCATTTCTTGCACTTAAGCAGGGTAAAGTTAAAGCAGTTACAACTGACTCCACAATTCTTCTCGGCCTCAAGAATTCCGATCCTAATCCCGATAACTGGGAAATCGTAGGTGATTTTATTTCTCCTGAACCTTACGGTCTCGGACTTCCTGAAAATGAGTCCAATTTTCGCGATGCTGTTAACGTGGCTCTCATCAAAATGTGGAAGAGCGGAGATTACAAGAAAGTATATGATAAATGGTTTGGTCCTGATACCAAATATTATCTGCCTCTGACCTGGAAAATGGAACTCTGGCCTTAACAGGTACTAGTGTCTAAGGTTTTATGCGTAGAAACTGGAGGGCCGTGCTTAGCATGGTCCTCCTGATAAACAACGGATATAAGTTTTGAATTACCAGTTTGATTGGCATCTTGTTCTCAGCGGACAATACGGACAGTGGATTCTTGACGGAGTTAAAGTTACTCTCCAGATTTCAGCTGTTTCTATTGTATTCACGTTGCTTCTTGGGACTATCATTGCTGTTATGCGCATGTCCAAGTTTAAGCCGTTTGAATGGTTCAGCTTTGCCTTTGTTGAATTCTTCAGGAATACACCATTACTTATTCAGATATTTTTTTGGTATTTCGGGTCGTATTCGATTTTGCCCGATGGCGTTAACGAATGGTTATATGATCATGATTTCGAGTTTGCGGCAGGTGTTATTTCACTGACAGTTTATACTGCTGCGTTTGTTGCTGAAGAAATAAGGGCCGGGATTAATTCTATTCCGAAGAATCAGCTGGAAGCTTCTCGTGCTACAGGGCTTTCATTTCTGCAGGCATATAGATATGTTATTTTACCGCAGGCTTTCAGAATTATTATTCCGCCACTTATTTCACAGTCACTTAACCTGATCAAAAATTCATCACTGGTAATGACTATCGGTGTTATGGATCTAACCTATATGGCACGTCAGATTGAATCATACACGTTCCACGGATTTGAATCTTTCACAGTTGCCACATTGATCTATCTGTGTATTTCGCTGGTCGTGTCATTTGCGATCAATATGTATAATAAGCATTTCCTGCTGCAAATTAAATACTAGGAGAGGCGTCTTGTGCAATGGGATGTAGTTTGGAATAATTTTGATTATTTTCTCTGGGGCGCCTTTCCCAATGGTCCACTAGGCGGTCTTGCAGTCAGCATCATTCTTGCTGTGCTTGGGATCTTCGGTGCATTCTGGATTGGTCTTGCAGCAGGGTTAATGCGTCTTTCCCGTAATATACTGGTTAAGTCCATTTCTGTTGTATACATTGAAGTAATTCGCGGTGTGCCACTGCTTATGCTTATTTTCTGGTTTTACTTTTTAGCTCCTGTTTTACTTGGTAAGCCTTTGCCTGAATTCCACTGTGCGCTGGTTGCTTTTATTGTTTTTACCGGTGCATATATTGGTGAGATCGTTAAGGCCGGGGTTATTGCCCTTCCTCGTGGCCAGATGGAAGCTGCTCGTGGTACTGGTTTATCACATGTTCAGGCTATGCGTTATATTATTTTGCCGCAGGCACTTCGTAATATGATTCCATCTTTTGTAAATCAGTTTGTATCACTTACAAAGGATACCTCTCTTGCATACATTATAGGTGTTAATGAACTGACAAGAACTGCAACACAGGTTAATAACAGGACTCTTTCCGCTCCAACGGAAATTTTTATTACTATTGCGGTATTATATTTTATAGTTTGTTATGTGTTGACTCATTTCAGCCGTAAGATGGAAGCGCATCTTGCTAAATACCAGGCTCGCGATCGTTAGATTCACTGATTATATTGTATATTAGGTTATATGGTCCCGGTGTATTTGTATGCCGGGACTTTTATTTTGAGTTGCCATTCAATATGTAACTTTGTTTTGACGCCTTTCCATTCTTATCATAATGTCGCTTTAATGGTAGATTTGCTCTTTTCTCAGGACTCATATTTACCTTGCCTTAAAGCTAATCCGGCAGGGGAATCATTAATTTTCAGCATGGAGATCGACATGAAAAGGATAGATAATCTGGCAGAGTACATTGATCATACACTTTTAGATGTTTCAGCTGTAGGAAGTGATATTGAACAGTTATGCCGTGATGCTGTTGAGCATGGGTTTGCCTCTGTCTGTGTTCACCCATGTCATGTTGCACATGCCGCTGAACTGCTTTTTTCTGAAAAACCTATGGTATGTTCAGTAATAGGGTTCCCTTGCGGGGCAACAATGTCAGAAATCAAAATGCTTGAAGCTATGCGCTTGGTTGATAAGGGTGCTCAAGAGTTGGATATGGTAGTTAATATCGGAGCGCTTAAGGCTGGAGATCGCAAAACATTTTTAAATGATATTTTTATGACTGTTCAGGGCGCTGGACATGTTCCTGTAAAGGCAATTATTGAGACTGGACTGCTTGATGAGGATCAGAAGAAAATTGCCTGCGAACTGGCAGTGACTGCCGGGGCATCTTTTGTTAAAACCTGCACAGGATTTGGTCCCGGGTGCGCGTGTATTGATGACATCAAACTAATGCGTTCAATTGTAGGTAACGCAGCCGGTGTAAAAGCCAGCGGTGGTATTAAAACTTATGAGCAGGCACTCGCATTGGTTGAAGCCGGAGCTAGTCGTTTAGGGACATCATCGTCCATTGATATTGTAAGGAGATAGCATTTGTCAGGGAAAATTGAGCTTATTAAAGTAGCGGAACCAAGTGAAATTGAAAGGAAATCATTCGAGATTATTGATTCTGAAGTTGTTGAGCCAAGGAAATATGACGGCATAGAGTGGCAGATTGCACGGCGGATGGTACATACCACTGCTGATTTTGAATTGATTGATCTTGTACGCATTCATTCTGATGCTGTAACTTCCGGGCTTGAAGCGCTGCGAAGTGGGTGTACTATTGTCACTGATACTGAAATGGCCCGTTGCGGCATACCTATGCGCAGGATGAATCCACTCAACTGTAAAGTTCGTTGTCTTATGAATGATCCTGAAGTTATTGCCTCCGCCAAAATGAATAATACAACTCGCGCTCATGCTGCTCTTGATATGACAGCAAATATTTTAAAGCCTGAGATTCATGTCATCGGAAACGCTCCGACTGCGCTTATTCGTCTGGTAAAACTCATTGAAGACGGAGTCATTGATCCACCTGCTCTGGTGGTAGGGATGCCTGTTGGGTTTGTGAATGCTGCAGAGTCAAAATATTTGCTTATGAATCATAAAGATATACCGTATATTACTATAGAAGGTCGTAAAGGAGGGTCTGCCTTAGCGGCTTGCGTAATTAACGCTCTTGCTGAAGTTGTGCTTGCTGAGAGAGGGCTCTCTTCAGCTTTATAGAGACTGACAAGTATATTAAAATAATGTTAAGTTGTTTAACTAATGTATGGGAAATAGATTTGTTGGTAAGTTGTTATTTTTTTTGCTTAATGGCGTAATGGTATGGACTTTGGTGCCCATCTGTGAATATCATGTACATAACTGCTTCAAGCAGTTTTTTTAATTTACACTGATTCGTTACTGGTAAAGCAAGATATGTCAGATCATAAATCCGGTTCTAAAAGATTCATGTTTACATTCAAAAAAGGTGAGAGATCTATTTCCAAAGATCTTTCAGCTTGTATTGTTTTTGCTCTCGCAATTATTATAGGCCTTGTAAGTGCTTATGAATATTTTGGACGCTCCAGAATGCTACGGCATGAGTTTGAGGATAAAGCTGATACTTATATAGAGCAACTCGCTAAATCCGTTACATATCCTATCTGGAATTTTGATATGGGATCGCTTAAGCATGTTTGCAGCGCCTATACTCAGAATGAGCAGTTTGCAAAGCTTAAGATTACTGATTTTAATGGAGATGTTCTATTCGATTTTGTACGTCCCGGAGAAGAAGATAATAACCCTATTTCCCGTAGTCGTGATCTCTATATTTCAAAAGAGAAAATAGGGACTATCGAGCTTGAATTATCCAGTAAAGCATATAGACGTAATATTGATTGGGTTTTATTTATTTCCAGCCTTACATTTCTCATCTCAGTTGCAGTTATATACGTAATTACAGGTTTTTTGCTAGATTATTTTATCAAAAACCCTTTGGCGCGACTCCGAAAGGGGATGGATAAGGTCGCTATGGGGGATTTTTCATATCGATTTGAAGAATTTCAATATATTGAACTTTTTGAAATCGGTACGCGATTCAACCGGATGACCGAGGAGATTGCCAGTCGAGAGAGACGCCTTGAAGAAGTTAATAAAGCTTTACAGGGAGAGGTTGTGAAGCGTGAAAATGCTGCCCGTTCCCTTATAAAGAGTGAAAAAAGATACAGAGCGTTAGTTGAGACTACGGCCGAAGGTTTCTTTATGATCGATGATGATCAGGTCATTCTTGATGTTAATCCAGCATTTTGCCGTATGATGGGGCTTGCTCGTGAGGATGCTCTTGGTTCAAATGTGTACAGTCTTTTGGGGGCGGCAGCTTCTGAAAAATTTGGTGAACGCCAGAGCGGAGATTATCGGTTTGAATTAAATTTGCTGAATAAAGAAGGTAACGAGATAGATATTTCTATTAACGCAACGCATCTTTATGAAAGCGACATCGATACACTTACCTTTGCATTTATTACAGATATTTCTAGCTACAAGATGATGGAGAAAGCTCTGCGTGCCTCTGAGGAAGAGTATAGAACTATTGCTGAATATACTTTTGACTGGGAAATGTGGATCAGTCCAACCGGGACAGTTAAGTATGTAAGTCCTTCATGTGAAAGAATTTCCGGTTATCCGAAAGGGTATTTTATGGAAGGCCCCATGAGAGTAGAGAACATTCTGCATAAAAATGACCGGGATTATTGGCATTCAGCCATGGGGGGAAACTTTTTTTCCGCTGATGGAACTGATATGCGGTTATTTCGCAGAGATGGTCTGTTGCGCTGGGTTTCACTCACTGGTCATCAGGTTTTTGCCGGTGATGGAACTTCTCTTGGGTTACGTCTTTCACTGCGCGACATCACCAAACGCAAATTTATGGAAAAGCAATTGCAGTATGAAGCATTGCATGATCCTTTAACCGGCCTGGCAAACAGGACTCTTTGTTGTGACCGTATTCTACAGGCTATAGAACGTTCACGTAGACGAGATAATTATTATTACGCCGTTGTTTTTATGGATCTTGATCGATTCAAAATTATTAATGACAGTTTAGGGCACAATATCGGTGACAGGCTGCTTGTTGAAGTCTCTAAGCGCTTGCTGCAGGCAATAAGAGAACTTGATACAGTTTCCCGCTTTGGTGGTGATGAGTTCATTGTTGTACTTGAGGAGCTTTCTTCACCACGTGAAGGTATCCGCATTGTAAGACGTTTGCGTGATAATCTCAGAGTTCCGATGACAATTGAAGGTCATAAAATTAATGTAGCAGCAAGCTATGGCGTGATTTTAAGCCCTATGATTTACGATAAGCCTGAAGAAATTATTCAAAATGCAAATGTGGCCATGCACCAGGCTAAAGAATCTGGACGTGACCGGATCAAGGTTTTCAATAAACGTATGCTTGATAAAGCTGTAATGGCCATGCAGCTTGAACGTGATTTGCGGGCAGCTATGCTTTCAGATGAACTCTTTCTCGATTACCAGCCTATTTATTCGTTGGAAAATAGACAAGTCGTGGGGTTTGAGGCTTTGATTCGCTGGAACCATCCTGAGCGCGGTCTTGTCATGCCCGGAGAATTTATCTCTATGGCGGAAGAATCCGGCCTTATTTTCGACCTTGGAAGTTGGGTTATTACTG harbors:
- a CDS encoding DegV family protein translates to MQATNKVKINYVDGVRFKRGVVAAASRLIANSPHLDAINVFPVPDGDTGANMAGTMKNIVKTTGDTLEKSIEKMTALIAESALDGAKGNSGAILAQFLCGFAEGVKDLPRLSPAEFASAASLAAKRSCEAISNPKDGTIISVISDWASHLHTHGHTYKDFHHLLSDSLEYARISVKSTTEKLAELKTAGVVDAGALGFVYLLEGIVDFLENGEIEKSFLSVQNSSIEVEGVHEKVAVEKLDFRFCTEFLIKGSDIDKIAIRDAISHMGDSLIVAGLPESVKIHIHTNEPDVVEEIVSGFATVAKRKVDDMLVQHKRLLANDVKVGIVTDSTCDIPVAMQEEYDIRVVPMRLTIDGNEYIDQVTLTSSDFYKILPDATKALTSQPSPGDMKRAYASASSDYADVVSLHVAKALSGTYQSALTASSPLENVCALNAKQLSAGLGLAVLEAARAAQKGASAAEVKRVANRAIANVKIFVTIDTLDYAVRGGRMSKGQGFIAKALNIKPILQFAGEGLPRVVAKSFGCKRQEDALIKLVRDNAYGKGNMRYAISHADAPETAQKFARILKKEFGVDPQFISEASPVLGLHSGPGACAVAFLVDD
- a CDS encoding amino acid ABC transporter ATP-binding protein, coding for MHMIEIKNLHKWYGDFHVLKGLNDHVDKGEVLVICGPSGSGKSTFIRCINRLEDYQKGTITFDGTDILDKSVNINELRAEIGIVFQQFNLYPHLSVLDNVTLAPLKVRNTPKAEAEETALHLLERVGIHDQAHKYPAELSGGQQQRVAIARALAMKPKAMLFDEPTSALDPEMINEVLNVMKDLAREGMTMLCVTHEMGFAREVADRVIFMDGGEVIEQAPPEEFFKNPKHDRAKLFLKEIL
- a CDS encoding ABC transporter substrate-binding protein, with the protein product MRRLSIVVAMVLALALCASVAMADKLQEVKDRGVLICGVKDAVVPFGYIDADSKKLVGMDIDICNYIAKELGVKADFKPVTSATRIPMIVQGSIDLAAATMTHKIARDDTIDFSITYFMDGQKLLVKKGSGIKSVADLKGKKVGTAKGSTSEQNITNAQPDCKVLSFEGYPQAFLALKQGKVKAVTTDSTILLGLKNSDPNPDNWEIVGDFISPEPYGLGLPENESNFRDAVNVALIKMWKSGDYKKVYDKWFGPDTKYYLPLTWKMELWP
- a CDS encoding amino acid ABC transporter permease, encoding MNYQFDWHLVLSGQYGQWILDGVKVTLQISAVSIVFTLLLGTIIAVMRMSKFKPFEWFSFAFVEFFRNTPLLIQIFFWYFGSYSILPDGVNEWLYDHDFEFAAGVISLTVYTAAFVAEEIRAGINSIPKNQLEASRATGLSFLQAYRYVILPQAFRIIIPPLISQSLNLIKNSSLVMTIGVMDLTYMARQIESYTFHGFESFTVATLIYLCISLVVSFAINMYNKHFLLQIKY
- a CDS encoding amino acid ABC transporter permease, with protein sequence MQWDVVWNNFDYFLWGAFPNGPLGGLAVSIILAVLGIFGAFWIGLAAGLMRLSRNILVKSISVVYIEVIRGVPLLMLIFWFYFLAPVLLGKPLPEFHCALVAFIVFTGAYIGEIVKAGVIALPRGQMEAARGTGLSHVQAMRYIILPQALRNMIPSFVNQFVSLTKDTSLAYIIGVNELTRTATQVNNRTLSAPTEIFITIAVLYFIVCYVLTHFSRKMEAHLAKYQARDR
- the deoC gene encoding deoxyribose-phosphate aldolase, with amino-acid sequence MKRIDNLAEYIDHTLLDVSAVGSDIEQLCRDAVEHGFASVCVHPCHVAHAAELLFSEKPMVCSVIGFPCGATMSEIKMLEAMRLVDKGAQELDMVVNIGALKAGDRKTFLNDIFMTVQGAGHVPVKAIIETGLLDEDQKKIACELAVTAGASFVKTCTGFGPGCACIDDIKLMRSIVGNAAGVKASGGIKTYEQALALVEAGASRLGTSSSIDIVRR
- a CDS encoding precorrin-8X methylmutase codes for the protein MSGKIELIKVAEPSEIERKSFEIIDSEVVEPRKYDGIEWQIARRMVHTTADFELIDLVRIHSDAVTSGLEALRSGCTIVTDTEMARCGIPMRRMNPLNCKVRCLMNDPEVIASAKMNNTTRAHAALDMTANILKPEIHVIGNAPTALIRLVKLIEDGVIDPPALVVGMPVGFVNAAESKYLLMNHKDIPYITIEGRKGGSALAACVINALAEVVLAERGLSSAL
- a CDS encoding EAL domain-containing protein, whose amino-acid sequence is MSDHKSGSKRFMFTFKKGERSISKDLSACIVFALAIIIGLVSAYEYFGRSRMLRHEFEDKADTYIEQLAKSVTYPIWNFDMGSLKHVCSAYTQNEQFAKLKITDFNGDVLFDFVRPGEEDNNPISRSRDLYISKEKIGTIELELSSKAYRRNIDWVLFISSLTFLISVAVIYVITGFLLDYFIKNPLARLRKGMDKVAMGDFSYRFEEFQYIELFEIGTRFNRMTEEIASRERRLEEVNKALQGEVVKRENAARSLIKSEKRYRALVETTAEGFFMIDDDQVILDVNPAFCRMMGLAREDALGSNVYSLLGAAASEKFGERQSGDYRFELNLLNKEGNEIDISINATHLYESDIDTLTFAFITDISSYKMMEKALRASEEEYRTIAEYTFDWEMWISPTGTVKYVSPSCERISGYPKGYFMEGPMRVENILHKNDRDYWHSAMGGNFFSADGTDMRLFRRDGLLRWVSLTGHQVFAGDGTSLGLRLSLRDITKRKFMEKQLQYEALHDPLTGLANRTLCCDRILQAIERSRRRDNYYYAVVFMDLDRFKIINDSLGHNIGDRLLVEVSKRLLQAIRELDTVSRFGGDEFIVVLEELSSPREGIRIVRRLRDNLRVPMTIEGHKINVAASYGVILSPMIYDKPEEIIQNANVAMHQAKESGRDRIKVFNKRMLDKAVMAMQLERDLRAAMLSDELFLDYQPIYSLENRQVVGFEALIRWNHPERGLVMPGEFISMAEESGLIFDLGSWVITEACRQMKSWISNYDDAADMKMSINISGRQFSQPSLVDNILSKLDEFDLPPENLKIEITETAIMERASQAVEMLKRLKSAGVLVSIDDFGTGYSSMSNLQEFPLDQLKIDLSFVHKICNSSENIEIVKAIVNLAHNLGLSVVAEGVEEIEQEEILKNMGCEFGQGYLFSRPISLNKVESFFKGEIQLGE